Proteins from a single region of Dyadobacter fanqingshengii:
- a CDS encoding acyl-CoA thioesterase, with amino-acid sequence MTLEEKILASEARVFKTVFPNNTNHYDTLFGGTALSMMDEVAFIAATRFSRLRCVTVSSDRIDFTHPIPAGTIIELVGRVETVGNTSMKVRVDIFVEKMYEEGREKAVTGIFTFVALDEQHKPTKIIV; translated from the coding sequence TTGACATTAGAAGAAAAGATCCTCGCCTCCGAAGCACGCGTTTTTAAAACGGTGTTTCCCAATAATACCAATCATTACGACACCCTTTTTGGCGGAACTGCATTATCCATGATGGACGAGGTTGCATTCATCGCAGCCACCCGTTTTTCCAGATTACGATGTGTCACAGTCTCATCCGACCGCATCGATTTCACGCATCCTATCCCAGCCGGAACCATTATCGAACTTGTAGGTCGCGTTGAAACGGTTGGGAACACGAGTATGAAGGTGCGGGTAGATATTTTTGTTGAAAAAATGTACGAAGAAGGCCGTGAAAAAGCCGTAACGGGCATCTTTACGTTTGTTGCGCTGGATGAGCAGCACAAGCCGACAAAAATTATTGTATAG